One Bacillus sp. 1780r2a1 DNA segment encodes these proteins:
- a CDS encoding DUF421 domain-containing protein produces the protein MDLLKDFLILLCRIITILPLLLIMTLFMGRRSIGELPIFDFLILMSLGAVVGADIADPEVEHIHTAVAIVMIGIFQKIIAYCKIRYRSFGEKITFEPVVVIKDGLFLVKNLQRIRYSIDNILYMLRESNVFDISIVKMAVIESNGKLTVQKKSSKETLTREDLHISNSKIDLAYPLIIEGKVYEDVLTHCNQTKEWLVGELKTQGIESLSDIFFASLTDEGKLHVSLYSPNNSAPPLHH, from the coding sequence ATGGATTTATTAAAAGATTTCCTTATTTTATTATGTAGAATTATTACTATTCTGCCACTTTTGCTTATTATGACTCTGTTTATGGGCAGACGCTCAATTGGTGAGCTTCCCATATTTGACTTTCTCATTTTAATGTCTCTTGGAGCAGTTGTAGGGGCCGACATTGCTGATCCAGAAGTTGAACATATTCACACAGCTGTTGCAATTGTGATGATCGGCATCTTTCAAAAGATTATTGCTTATTGTAAGATTCGCTATCGTTCTTTTGGAGAAAAGATTACGTTTGAACCAGTTGTCGTTATTAAGGATGGCTTATTTTTAGTTAAAAACCTTCAGCGTATTCGATACTCAATTGATAATATCTTATATATGCTCCGTGAAAGTAACGTCTTTGATATTAGCATTGTAAAAATGGCTGTTATTGAATCTAATGGTAAACTAACTGTTCAAAAGAAATCGTCTAAAGAAACTTTAACACGGGAAGACCTGCATATTTCAAACAGTAAAATAGATTTGGCTTACCCTTTAATTATTGAAGGAAAAGTATATGAGGATGTATTAACTCACTGTAACCAGACAAAAGAATGGTTAGTAGGCGAGTTAAAAACACAGGGTATTGAAAGCCTCTCTGACATTTTCTTTGCGTCATTGACTGATGAAGGTAAACTACATGTCTCACTATATTCACCAAACAATTCAGCTCCTCCCCTTCATCATTAA
- a CDS encoding LysE family translocator has protein sequence MTLSWILSYIVVSLTIVLIPGQDMLFVLTQSLTSGIKAGMKTVLGSITGTFIHTLLAAGGLSIIFQQSVLAFNILKIVGVLYLLFLAIQSFRSKSEPLSLTSHQMSTTRFFKKGFFTNLSNPKVAIFFITFLPQFVNPSLGYVGLQMFAFGLIFILETLVIFSLVAFFASYLGKRAKNNGRVQSSLKYIQGTVFGILGLKLLFTDH, from the coding sequence ATGACATTATCTTGGATTTTATCTTACATAGTTGTTTCATTAACAATTGTATTAATTCCAGGTCAAGACATGCTCTTTGTCCTGACTCAAAGCTTAACATCAGGCATTAAAGCAGGAATGAAAACAGTACTAGGCTCCATTACCGGTACTTTCATTCATACGCTCTTGGCAGCTGGAGGTCTGTCTATTATTTTTCAGCAGTCCGTATTAGCATTCAATATTTTAAAAATTGTTGGTGTGCTTTACCTTTTATTTTTAGCTATTCAGTCATTTCGTTCTAAATCTGAACCTTTATCTTTGACTTCCCATCAAATGAGTACAACACGCTTCTTTAAAAAAGGTTTTTTCACCAACTTGTCTAACCCAAAGGTAGCTATATTCTTTATCACATTTTTGCCTCAGTTTGTGAATCCATCCTTAGGTTATGTAGGTCTACAGATGTTTGCTTTTGGGTTAATTTTTATTTTAGAAACGCTAGTTATCTTTTCGCTTGTAGCATTTTTTGCTTCTTATCTTGGAAAACGTGCAAAAAATAATGGGCGCGTGCAGTCATCATTAAAATATATACAGGGTACAGTATTTGGCATTTTAGGTTTAAAATTGTTATTTACAGATCACTAA
- a CDS encoding ATP-binding protein has product MSFFTKDLLINFLFILLPLFLVQMYYLLKYAKQIDWLKNWTIAIFPILSILLCMLFPVDAVIVPDLYNIDLRRIPYILGTLYGGAGLGAFLFVLILTIRFLIGGVGFYVTLIALPILSIPLFILAKKFLTMSLQQRIIASTLMSLLGALLAMGVSIFVFDIALPTFLWIEFVCLDVIGTLVITILWEAIRTNLSILKRLVKAEKLEVVSHLAASISHEVRNPLTASRGFMQMLGEDEQDPVKKRYLSIAIDELDRAKDIIDDYLLFANSAPERPEKVDVGVEIQHVLQIMKPLANMNGVVLPPPSLLHEQAQVCGERRKLQQCFINLVKNSIEAMPNGGKLEVKLKKSGETVTVEIHDTGCGMTSEQISRLGEPYFTTKEKGTGLGTMVSFRIIHYMQGKVQVTSEKGKGTCFSIELPLCEKTSPKID; this is encoded by the coding sequence ATGAGCTTTTTCACAAAAGATTTATTAATTAACTTTTTGTTTATATTATTACCATTATTTTTAGTTCAAATGTACTATTTATTAAAGTATGCAAAACAAATAGATTGGTTAAAAAATTGGACAATAGCAATATTTCCAATCCTTTCTATCTTGTTATGCATGCTTTTTCCAGTTGATGCTGTTATTGTCCCTGATTTATACAATATTGACCTGCGGCGTATCCCATATATCTTAGGAACATTATACGGAGGAGCAGGATTAGGTGCTTTTCTTTTTGTATTGATTTTAACAATACGCTTTCTAATAGGAGGGGTAGGGTTTTACGTTACGCTAATAGCTTTACCAATTTTAAGTATTCCATTATTCATACTTGCAAAGAAATTCTTAACGATGTCCTTGCAACAAAGGATTATAGCAAGTACACTAATGAGCCTCTTAGGTGCACTGTTGGCTATGGGAGTCTCAATTTTTGTTTTTGATATTGCGCTGCCAACTTTTTTATGGATTGAATTTGTTTGCCTAGATGTAATTGGTACGCTAGTTATTACTATTTTATGGGAAGCTATTCGAACCAATTTATCAATTCTTAAACGATTAGTGAAAGCTGAAAAGCTAGAAGTTGTCAGTCACCTAGCAGCGAGTATTTCACATGAAGTACGAAATCCATTAACAGCTAGCCGAGGTTTTATGCAAATGCTAGGGGAAGATGAACAAGATCCCGTAAAGAAGCGGTATTTATCAATTGCAATTGATGAGCTTGATCGAGCAAAGGATATTATTGATGATTATTTACTTTTTGCAAATTCAGCCCCTGAGCGACCGGAAAAAGTAGATGTAGGAGTGGAAATTCAGCATGTTTTACAAATTATGAAGCCACTTGCAAATATGAACGGTGTCGTTTTACCGCCTCCTTCTCTTTTACATGAGCAAGCTCAAGTGTGTGGAGAACGAAGGAAGCTTCAACAATGCTTTATTAACTTAGTCAAAAATAGTATTGAAGCCATGCCTAACGGGGGGAAGCTCGAAGTAAAGCTAAAAAAAAGCGGAGAGACAGTTACGGTAGAGATTCATGATACGGGGTGTGGAATGACGAGCGAGCAGATTAGCCGCTTAGGAGAGCCTTATTTTACGACTAAAGAAAAAGGAACGGGCCTAGGGACAATGGTCTCTTTTCGTATTATTCATTACATGCAGGGGAAGGTTCAAGTCACAAGCGAAAAAGGAAAAGGAACATGCTTTTCAATTGAGCTACCACTTTGTGAAAAAACGTCACCTAAAATAGATTAA
- a CDS encoding amylo-alpha-1,6-glucosidase, producing the protein MDYRVIKENDLFLLTDQMGNITKNHQYGLGLYTKDTRFLSGLNIKINGENPILLASDADENYMATIRLTNPHMENEENLILWRESIEILRERFIYDGVLYETIKLKNYFPKRVDFTITVHMDVDFNDMFIVRGFQTGHVGKRSGQTIGEQSLVFKYMGADDIYRATNIAWDRPATSVTEEGQIDFHFSLDHQEAEEVVFTIQPQIGQDDPKAKLPVKVALSELKDSYKKWEEQSTKVQTNHESIQRLINRGMNDLRVLLTDVGYGEFPVAGLPWFGVPFGRDSLIAALQMLPFNSSIAKGTLLTMAAYQGETLNSWRDEQPGKIMHEIRYGELANTNQIPFTPYYGTIDATPLFLILLTEYVKWTGDMKLVYELENNIDKALMWIDEYGDRDGDLFLEYHQESSKGIANQGWKDSADSVVHKNGEYAKTPIALAEVQGYAYQAKFEVANLYEQIGKTEKAEKLRNEAALLKEKFEQEFWMDDVSFYAIALDEHKKKVETITSNPGHILFADMLSSDKVDHVASMLLSDKMFSGYGIRTMGEGEAGYNPMSYHDGSIWPHDNSMILLGLSKVGKQREANKVIEGLVNASTYFEYDRLPELFCGYSKSNGKPVKYPVACSPQAWAAGTPLTFVQTMLQLFPNSMKKQIKINPILLNNMHDLTVQHIQIGEGMLSVKVVKDNNEHVLQVLENSTGYELITNCRMVNCS; encoded by the coding sequence ATGGATTATCGTGTAATTAAAGAAAATGATTTATTTCTGTTAACAGATCAAATGGGAAATATCACTAAAAATCATCAGTATGGCTTAGGTTTATATACAAAGGATACTCGCTTTTTGAGCGGACTTAATATAAAGATAAATGGTGAGAATCCAATTTTACTAGCTTCAGATGCTGATGAAAACTATATGGCAACTATTCGGTTAACCAACCCCCATATGGAAAATGAAGAAAATCTTATTCTATGGCGTGAATCGATTGAAATTTTACGTGAGCGCTTTATTTATGACGGTGTATTATATGAGACAATTAAGCTTAAAAATTACTTTCCAAAGCGTGTAGATTTTACGATTACAGTTCATATGGATGTTGATTTTAATGACATGTTTATTGTTCGAGGTTTTCAAACGGGTCATGTAGGAAAAAGAAGTGGACAAACCATTGGTGAGCAAAGCTTAGTATTTAAATATATGGGAGCAGATGATATTTATCGTGCTACAAATATTGCATGGGATCGTCCAGCAACTTCAGTAACGGAAGAAGGGCAAATTGACTTTCATTTTTCATTAGATCATCAGGAAGCAGAAGAAGTGGTGTTCACTATCCAACCACAGATTGGACAGGATGATCCTAAAGCTAAACTTCCAGTTAAGGTAGCACTCTCTGAGCTAAAAGATTCATATAAAAAGTGGGAAGAACAATCGACGAAAGTACAAACAAATCATGAATCAATTCAAAGGTTAATAAATCGAGGGATGAACGATCTGCGTGTGCTATTAACTGACGTAGGATATGGAGAGTTCCCTGTTGCTGGTTTACCGTGGTTTGGTGTTCCATTCGGTCGAGACAGTTTAATCGCCGCTTTACAAATGCTTCCTTTCAATTCAAGCATTGCAAAGGGTACACTTTTAACTATGGCAGCGTATCAAGGTGAAACTTTAAATTCATGGAGAGATGAACAACCAGGGAAAATCATGCATGAGATTCGATATGGAGAGTTGGCTAACACGAATCAAATTCCATTTACGCCGTATTACGGAACGATTGATGCTACTCCTTTATTTCTAATTTTATTAACAGAGTATGTAAAGTGGACAGGAGACATGAAGCTTGTATATGAGCTTGAAAACAATATTGATAAAGCACTAATGTGGATTGATGAATATGGAGATCGAGACGGGGATTTATTTTTAGAATACCACCAAGAATCTAGTAAAGGAATTGCTAATCAAGGTTGGAAAGATTCAGCAGATTCAGTAGTGCATAAAAATGGTGAATATGCTAAAACACCAATCGCTTTAGCAGAAGTACAAGGCTACGCATATCAGGCGAAATTTGAAGTTGCAAATCTCTATGAGCAAATTGGGAAAACAGAGAAAGCTGAGAAGTTACGTAATGAAGCAGCTCTACTAAAAGAAAAGTTTGAACAAGAGTTTTGGATGGATGATGTGTCCTTCTATGCAATTGCACTAGACGAGCATAAGAAAAAGGTAGAAACGATTACTTCTAATCCAGGTCACATTTTATTTGCGGATATGTTAAGTTCAGACAAAGTAGACCACGTAGCAAGCATGTTGTTATCCGATAAAATGTTTTCTGGCTATGGTATTCGTACAATGGGTGAGGGAGAGGCAGGGTATAACCCAATGAGCTATCATGATGGAAGCATATGGCCTCACGATAACAGTATGATTTTGCTAGGGCTTAGCAAGGTAGGAAAACAACGTGAAGCAAATAAAGTCATAGAAGGCTTAGTTAATGCATCAACATACTTTGAATATGACCGCTTGCCAGAACTGTTTTGTGGCTATTCCAAATCAAATGGCAAACCAGTGAAATATCCGGTTGCTTGTTCTCCTCAAGCGTGGGCGGCAGGGACACCGTTAACGTTTGTTCAGACAATGTTGCAGTTGTTTCCAAACAGCATGAAGAAGCAGATTAAGATCAACCCAATCTTACTGAATAACATGCATGATTTAACGGTTCAGCATATTCAGATTGGTGAAGGAATGCTTTCCGTAAAAGTAGTGAAGGACAACAATGAACACGTATTACAAGTGCTAGAAAACTCAACGGGCTACGAATTAATAACAAATTGTCGCATGGTAAATTGTTCATAA
- a CDS encoding ABC transporter substrate-binding protein, with protein MSYKKWLMMFSILLVVASTALVGCSNETKSSAEKTEVVLAGWGGNPEEMRLLKQTIAEFEKKHPEISVKHEVITDQYMDILKTRLIGGNGPDVFYLDALEAPGLIETGIIEDLTPYVKKEFDVEDFETPMLKAFQKDGKTYGFPKDYSTLALFYNKKLFKEAGVEVPTTWDELIEVSKVFEKQGIKGLGVSPELARLFYIAESNGGDVVKDNKANFASKEVIDALQPIVDQYQKDKTSVQPSDVGANSGTDMFAQEKVAMVVEGNWMIPFLDQSFPHLDYGTAEVPTVNKKRGTMAFAVGYVMNAESKQKEASWKLIEYLTGKEGMEIWTSKGFALPTRKSVADRLGYANDEKRKALVAGASYATVWQDGPYLPIIMNNFNNQFLSALLGQSELKEALQKAEEQANKEISIYE; from the coding sequence ATGAGCTATAAAAAGTGGTTAATGATGTTCAGCATACTTTTGGTTGTAGCCAGTACCGCTTTAGTAGGGTGTTCAAATGAAACCAAAAGCAGTGCTGAAAAAACCGAAGTGGTGTTAGCAGGATGGGGAGGAAATCCTGAAGAAATGCGATTATTGAAGCAAACAATCGCTGAATTTGAAAAGAAGCATCCAGAAATCTCTGTAAAACATGAAGTTATTACGGATCAGTACATGGATATTTTAAAAACACGTTTAATTGGAGGCAATGGACCTGATGTGTTTTATTTAGATGCGTTAGAAGCACCAGGCCTAATTGAAACGGGAATTATTGAAGACTTAACCCCTTACGTGAAGAAAGAATTTGATGTTGAAGACTTTGAAACCCCAATGTTGAAAGCGTTTCAAAAGGATGGTAAAACGTATGGATTTCCAAAAGATTATTCAACTTTAGCACTTTTTTATAATAAAAAGCTCTTTAAAGAAGCAGGGGTAGAAGTTCCAACAACCTGGGATGAGCTCATTGAAGTATCAAAGGTTTTTGAAAAACAAGGTATCAAAGGTCTAGGCGTATCGCCTGAGTTAGCGAGGCTTTTCTATATTGCTGAATCAAATGGTGGAGATGTTGTAAAAGATAACAAAGCTAATTTTGCAAGCAAAGAAGTAATCGATGCGCTACAACCTATTGTAGATCAGTATCAAAAGGATAAAACGTCTGTTCAGCCATCTGATGTTGGAGCTAATTCAGGTACTGATATGTTTGCTCAAGAAAAAGTGGCAATGGTAGTAGAAGGAAATTGGATGATTCCATTTCTTGATCAATCATTTCCGCATTTAGATTATGGTACAGCCGAAGTACCAACGGTGAATAAGAAACGAGGAACCATGGCTTTTGCAGTGGGATATGTGATGAATGCAGAATCCAAGCAAAAAGAGGCATCTTGGAAACTTATTGAATATTTAACAGGAAAAGAAGGGATGGAAATTTGGACAAGCAAAGGTTTTGCTTTACCAACAAGAAAGTCTGTTGCAGATAGACTGGGATATGCAAATGATGAAAAAAGAAAAGCACTTGTCGCTGGAGCTTCCTATGCAACTGTGTGGCAGGACGGTCCATACCTCCCTATCATCATGAACAATTTTAACAACCAATTTTTAAGTGCTCTTCTTGGACAAAGTGAGTTAAAAGAAGCGCTACAAAAAGCAGAAGAGCAGGCGAATAAAGAAATCAGTATCTACGAATAA
- a CDS encoding VOC family protein: MSFHQKPHTFVSQVALRVNNIVKSLRFYEEVLGFQVLTRSSTKAVLTTDGTTPLVTLEQLSRPEPKQERKTGLYHFALLLPSRADLGEVIRHLVKTGYPLQGASDHLVSEAIYLADPDGNGIEIYRDRSNANWEWSDNEVKMATLPLDAQAVLAEAKNEKWAGLPSHTVMGHIHLHVADLEETKVFYEKLGFDVVSKFPNQALFMSTGRYHHHIGVNIWNGRGADAPSESSPGMKYFTIEFPDEKKRDIVVNRLKEIGAEVSKEEHAIFTKDPSQNQIKLVVQ, from the coding sequence ATGTCATTTCATCAAAAGCCTCATACATTTGTTAGCCAGGTTGCGCTTCGCGTAAATAATATTGTAAAATCGCTGCGTTTCTATGAAGAGGTGTTAGGCTTTCAAGTTCTAACAAGATCCAGTACGAAAGCTGTATTAACAACAGACGGAACAACACCTCTCGTTACATTAGAGCAGCTTTCTAGACCAGAGCCCAAGCAGGAACGTAAAACCGGCCTTTATCACTTTGCCTTACTATTACCATCACGTGCTGACTTAGGCGAGGTTATTCGTCATTTAGTTAAAACCGGGTATCCATTGCAAGGAGCTTCTGATCACTTAGTCAGTGAAGCGATATATTTAGCTGATCCTGATGGTAACGGAATTGAAATATATCGAGATCGATCTAATGCTAACTGGGAGTGGAGTGATAATGAAGTTAAAATGGCTACGCTTCCCCTTGATGCTCAAGCTGTGTTAGCAGAAGCAAAAAATGAAAAGTGGGCAGGGTTACCAAGTCATACAGTAATGGGGCATATTCATTTGCACGTAGCTGATTTAGAAGAAACAAAAGTATTTTATGAAAAGCTAGGGTTTGATGTCGTTAGCAAATTTCCTAACCAAGCATTATTTATGTCCACAGGGCGATATCATCACCATATTGGAGTGAATATTTGGAATGGAAGAGGAGCGGATGCACCGTCTGAAAGCAGCCCTGGCATGAAGTATTTTACAATTGAGTTTCCAGATGAAAAAAAGCGAGATATAGTGGTGAATCGTTTGAAAGAGATAGGCGCAGAGGTCAGCAAAGAAGAGCATGCTATCTTTACAAAAGATCCTTCACAAAATCAAATAAAGCTAGTTGTCCAATAA
- a CDS encoding LacI family transcriptional regulator, with amino-acid sequence MTTIKDIAKVAGVSITTVSRALNGYSDVNEKTRQKIMNVAKELNYSPNTLARGLVMQKSKTIGLLVSGISRESVKDNFTFEVLCGVNERASLLGYDLILFNTNTTKQREKTYTQLCKERRVDGAIIQGIKKDDPYLTEVLESNIPCVLVDIPIRSDLVGYVTTDNKLGAKKAVEHLVQLGHVHIGMINGSEDAFVSQERLKGYLDTLEEHGIDIRQSWIVNGEFEEAVAEQQAYELLKANEEITSLFCASDLMALGALKACKRLGRRVPDQISIVGYDNIMLAAYSSPQLTTVGQEVYQIGYEAADLLIEILENRSTNMERYLETELIIRETTAKSHE; translated from the coding sequence TTGACAACTATAAAAGATATTGCGAAAGTTGCAGGTGTCTCTATTACGACGGTATCTCGTGCGTTAAATGGCTATTCTGATGTGAATGAGAAGACTAGGCAAAAGATTATGAATGTAGCTAAAGAGCTGAATTATAGCCCAAATACTTTAGCTCGTGGTTTGGTTATGCAAAAGTCGAAAACAATTGGTTTACTTGTGTCAGGAATCAGTCGAGAAAGTGTAAAAGATAATTTCACCTTTGAGGTGTTATGTGGAGTAAATGAAAGAGCCTCTCTTTTAGGCTATGATTTGATTTTATTTAACACTAATACAACAAAACAACGCGAGAAAACGTATACGCAGCTTTGCAAAGAAAGAAGAGTGGATGGAGCAATCATTCAAGGAATTAAAAAGGATGATCCGTACCTAACGGAAGTACTTGAAAGCAACATTCCCTGCGTCCTTGTCGATATTCCAATTCGTTCAGATTTAGTTGGTTATGTTACAACAGATAACAAGCTAGGTGCTAAGAAAGCAGTTGAACATTTAGTGCAATTAGGACACGTGCACATTGGAATGATAAACGGAAGTGAAGATGCGTTTGTGAGCCAAGAAAGGCTTAAAGGGTATTTAGACACTTTGGAAGAGCACGGTATTGATATACGTCAAAGCTGGATTGTAAACGGAGAGTTTGAAGAAGCCGTTGCAGAACAACAAGCATATGAGTTACTAAAAGCTAACGAGGAAATCACATCTCTTTTTTGTGCAAGTGACTTGATGGCATTAGGTGCATTAAAGGCTTGTAAGCGCTTGGGGAGAAGGGTACCTGATCAAATTTCTATCGTAGGCTATGACAATATTATGCTCGCTGCTTACTCATCACCTCAACTGACAACAGTAGGGCAAGAAGTGTATCAGATAGGGTATGAAGCCGCAGATTTATTGATTGAGATATTAGAGAATCGGTCTACAAATATGGAGCGATATTTAGAGACAGAACTCATTATTAGAGAGACGACAGCTAAAAGCCACGAATAA
- a CDS encoding sulfite exporter TauE/SafE family protein, translated as MHISIILTMLAVGLILGFVGAGGSGFIISLLTLFFNVPVHIALATALAAMIFSSLSGAISHYREGNVSLKSGIIIGVVGALGAWLGSHFSSFIPEEQLTWLTASMLFLSGVLLWVRTVVLSRKSGNTPIPQGAHFVIASILIGVVTGLLSGMFGIGSTPFIQLGLMMILGLSLHKSAGTTMLIIIPIAIGGGTGYYQQGFLDIQLLFEVVVGTMVGSYIGAKFTNRVPTPVLKTSLVALPIFSGFLLIV; from the coding sequence ATGCATATTTCAATTATTTTAACAATGCTAGCTGTTGGGCTTATCTTAGGTTTTGTGGGAGCAGGAGGTTCTGGATTTATTATTTCTCTTTTAACATTATTCTTTAACGTTCCTGTTCATATTGCTTTAGCTACTGCTCTGGCAGCCATGATTTTCTCTTCTCTTTCCGGTGCCATCAGCCACTACCGTGAGGGAAATGTTTCACTTAAATCAGGCATTATTATTGGGGTTGTAGGTGCTTTAGGAGCATGGCTTGGCTCTCACTTTTCAAGCTTTATACCCGAGGAGCAATTAACTTGGTTGACAGCCAGCATGTTATTTTTATCGGGCGTTTTACTATGGGTGCGAACTGTTGTGCTATCAAGAAAATCCGGCAACACCCCAATACCGCAGGGCGCTCATTTTGTGATAGCGTCCATATTAATTGGAGTAGTAACCGGGCTCTTATCCGGCATGTTCGGTATAGGATCCACTCCATTCATTCAGCTTGGACTAATGATGATACTTGGTTTATCGCTTCACAAGTCAGCGGGAACAACTATGTTAATCATTATTCCCATTGCCATTGGAGGAGGAACAGGTTATTATCAACAGGGCTTTTTAGATATTCAATTATTATTTGAGGTAGTTGTTGGAACAATGGTAGGTTCATATATCGGTGCTAAGTTCACAAACCGCGTGCCAACACCCGTGTTAAAAACATCTCTTGTTGCTTTACCCATCTTTTCAGGCTTTTTGCTTATTGTATAA
- a CDS encoding nitronate monooxygenase family protein, with protein sequence MKTRVTELLGIRYPIVQGGLAYLAYSELAAAVSNAGGLGQITAMTLKTKENLTREIHKVRSLTSFPFGVNFAVGGQSGTSYEELLEVAIAEEVPVVSITGANPAPIIDRLKGTNIKTLVLVSNVRQAQKAEELGADAVMAVGQEAGGHIGRDDLGTMVLIPRVAQAVSIPVLASGGIGNGQGLLAAFALGAEGIEMGTRFIATKECVHAGESYKQAIVEGTERDTLVIKRSLGAPGRVLKSDYTLAIVERERMGERYEELQDVISGKANCRYIYENNEKEGFGWAGQVIGLISTIPTVQELFKQMIEEYEIGRRRLNQLSQ encoded by the coding sequence ATGAAAACACGTGTTACTGAGCTACTAGGAATTCGCTATCCAATCGTTCAAGGTGGTTTAGCTTATCTAGCTTATAGTGAGCTAGCTGCAGCTGTATCAAACGCAGGTGGACTTGGACAAATTACGGCTATGACTCTAAAGACAAAAGAAAACCTTACCCGTGAGATTCATAAGGTTAGGTCACTTACTTCTTTTCCTTTTGGTGTTAACTTTGCTGTTGGAGGACAAAGTGGTACTTCTTATGAAGAGCTTTTAGAAGTAGCAATCGCTGAAGAAGTACCGGTTGTTTCTATTACAGGAGCGAATCCAGCTCCAATTATTGATCGGTTAAAAGGCACTAATATTAAAACATTGGTTCTTGTTTCTAACGTGAGACAAGCACAAAAAGCAGAAGAGCTAGGTGCAGATGCGGTTATGGCTGTTGGTCAAGAAGCAGGTGGACATATTGGGAGAGACGATTTAGGAACGATGGTACTCATTCCTAGAGTAGCTCAAGCAGTGTCCATTCCCGTATTAGCTAGTGGAGGAATTGGAAACGGTCAAGGTCTTTTAGCTGCATTTGCGCTAGGAGCAGAGGGAATTGAAATGGGAACAAGATTTATTGCTACAAAGGAATGTGTACATGCAGGTGAGAGCTACAAACAAGCAATTGTTGAAGGGACGGAAAGAGATACACTTGTCATAAAACGTTCTTTAGGTGCCCCTGGACGCGTATTAAAGTCAGATTATACACTTGCGATTGTAGAACGCGAGCGTATGGGAGAACGGTACGAAGAATTACAAGACGTGATTAGTGGAAAAGCTAACTGCCGTTATATATACGAGAACAATGAAAAAGAAGGGTTTGGATGGGCTGGTCAAGTTATTGGTTTAATTTCGACTATTCCAACTGTACAAGAGCTTTTTAAGCAAATGATAGAAGAGTATGAAATTGGTCGTCGTAGGTTGAACCAATTATCTCAATAA
- a CDS encoding sugar ABC transporter permease: protein MSPTLFVLLLFVITPIFYAIFLSLNKVQLLGGTEFSFRGLENYMKVLEDDKAHIALWNTLKYVIIVVPAQTILALVLAATLNAGLKAEKFFRIIYFLPTLTSSAVLTLIFMWMYNQNGLVNQSLAILGLPTYNWLGNPQVALVAIMIMNIWATAPFYMVIYLAALQDVPDSLYEAAQLDGANAFQRFWHITVPNLRPITSFVVIMGLIGTFQLFDQSFIFSGGSGGPNNSTLTVVLLIYQYAFKNLGTMGYAAALAFLLAFVILIATLIQRKFSKEESMY, encoded by the coding sequence ATGTCACCAACGCTTTTTGTATTATTGTTATTTGTAATTACTCCCATCTTCTATGCTATCTTTCTATCGTTAAATAAAGTCCAGCTACTAGGTGGTACTGAATTTAGCTTTCGAGGGCTAGAAAACTATATGAAGGTGTTAGAGGATGACAAAGCACATATTGCGCTTTGGAACACGCTGAAGTATGTAATTATTGTTGTACCTGCACAAACTATTTTAGCTTTAGTATTAGCAGCTACATTAAATGCAGGACTAAAAGCAGAGAAATTTTTTAGGATTATTTATTTTCTGCCAACGCTTACATCATCTGCGGTTTTAACGTTAATTTTTATGTGGATGTATAATCAAAACGGATTAGTTAATCAATCTTTAGCTATATTAGGACTTCCTACATACAACTGGTTGGGAAATCCTCAAGTAGCTCTTGTTGCAATCATGATTATGAATATTTGGGCAACGGCACCATTTTATATGGTTATTTACTTAGCAGCTTTACAAGATGTACCAGACTCTTTATACGAGGCAGCACAGCTTGATGGAGCCAATGCTTTTCAACGATTTTGGCATATTACCGTTCCAAATTTAAGGCCAATCACATCATTTGTAGTTATTATGGGTCTCATTGGAACATTTCAATTGTTTGATCAATCATTTATCTTCTCAGGAGGATCTGGAGGTCCAAATAACTCAACGCTTACTGTTGTTCTGTTAATTTATCAATATGCATTTAAAAACCTAGGAACGATGGGTTATGCAGCTGCTTTAGCATTTTTATTAGCGTTTGTTATTTTAATCGCGACATTAATTCAGCGTAAATTTTCAAAAGAAGA